Genomic window (Tripterygium wilfordii isolate XIE 37 chromosome 11, ASM1340144v1, whole genome shotgun sequence):
GCTGGAGAGACAGATTCAGAGGCATAATGAGGGGTTGGACATGGACGGGTAAGTAAGGTTTTGTTGAATGAAGTTAAAAATAGGATATATGGATGATGGCTGAACCTGGGGTGAAAGAATCTTGGGTCAAACTAGTCAGTTTTAGACCAATCTTGGGTTTTAACTGGCCCTTAGGGGTTTTGGAAGAATAGTTGATTGTTTTGGAAGATACGAAGGGGCAGCCGGTCTAAATGATCACAGCAACCAACAGGTAAAAAAATCTTCAACTAGGAGGGGAAAAGGAAACTCTACAAGTTGTGAATGCCTTTACTTGTGTCTGTCTTATATCTTGCCTTTTGATGTCACTCCCCTCAAGGGTCTTTTGTTTACTTATCTAGTTGTTTTCACTTGCAGTGAAACAACTAGTTCGTGCAGCTTAATTAGCTAACTAGTACTTGTTAATCATTGTTCCTATGTTATTGGGttgttatgacttatgaataaaataaaagttcTAAATATGGTATATTGGGACTCGGGTTTTGCGATTGAAAGTGTTTCTGGAAGTAGTATGTCCCGTATGTGTAGAAATTTGAATGCCTTTTCGATTGCTTTTGCTACTTAGGAAGGATTGGATTTGTTTCAATTGCTATGTCAATGTTTGAGTGTACTGATTACATTTGCTTTGTATATGCAATACTAGTGGTCCCTCGTCATTAGTGATTATCACTTGTAGTTAGCTCCTACTGCTCTGGTTGAAATTGTTATGGTGTTTCGAATCTAACATATGCTTCTTAATCTTCACAATTATATTGGGAAAACATCTTCTACGTCAATTGTAAAAGGCTTGTGTAGGATTTAGATTTCTTCTTGCTGGCTATAGTCCCTGCTGAAATATAAATTGATTCACTTGTATTGGAAAACCATAGAGGTAAAACCAAATCCATGGATTAAGCTTTACTTTTGATGGTTGTTTGTTTGCTCATGATATGTAGAACTTTACCGGCTCAGTAGAGAGTGGTCTATGACACTGGTGTGGCTTTTCTTAAGAAATGAGCCTCCGTGAACCCCTAAATCACAGTGCTGTGAGAAAATTACAGTGAGAGAGTTTCCACCCTTAGCTGAGTTGGATGGCCATTAAGAGATTAGAGGCCATCTTGTTGCAGCAAAAACCAACACTTTGTGTGAGCGAGCGAGAAGTTTTTCTTGTTCATATTTGTAATTAGTAATCTTCCACCTCATAATAAATCATTTGATTGATCCTTTATTTTAACTGTTTCTTCTTGAGACTATTTCATGTAGGAGtcatctttttgctgccatcAACATTGATCCTACAACGGTCCTACTCACGTTGAATAATTCAAGAAGCAGGAAGTGAACATCATGCATCTTCAGTTACTATACTGCCAAGTGGTTAGATTTCTCACCAGACTTTCATAGTATACAGTTAGTGTTTAAGATCAGTTGCAGGTCATCTGATTCAGAATCTGTCAAAGCTTATTATCTAAACTGCTTCCACGCGCTACTGTTTTTTCCAACACTGCTGTTGTTTACTGGTACCTTAGAAAGCAGTTCATTCGTTTGCCTGGAATAAACATTGTTTATATGCAAAATTCTATTTTGCTCTTTCTCTGTTGTGATGTTgattttgatgcattgaaaaagaagaacaaggcTGAAGAGAGTATCGTGGTCGGAATAGGATTGTCTTTTCTATGGTTTGATCATTGCTCTCTTCAAGAAACCGCGACATTGTACTCGAAGCTAAAGTACGTATTCATCAGTAAATTTATTCTTTAATGTTGATTCTGTTTTCATTGACACATCCTTTGTCTTTGCATTCTTTTTATCCTAAATTCGATGCACAGCTTGCCTGCCATTGAATACAAGCTTGTGCATTTGCTGGTATTCAATGGTGGACATTGTTCAAGATGATCTTGTTTCTGTATCTTCAAATGCTGATGATATGATTTGGAATATGCAGAGCCAAGatagaagaaaacaaagaggcTGTGAAAGCTATGCATGAGTATGACACAATTGATGGAGACGTTGAGTGATGTGAGAAATTCTGTGCACGCGGGTTTGAAAGACCCGAGTTTAGGTACATATcagttgtccaaaagacaaacttatCTGGTGTCGTTCTCATTCTCgattatataaaaaaagaaagttttttttttttgtaaggcaGATGTTGAATTTGTTACTATTAGGCAATGGATATACTCAGAtggttaaatttttttgatagaagATATTTAGTTAATTAATGAGAAAGGAAAGGTAAcctaaaaatatttattttaattttttaacaaattaaCCGTTAAAAAATGGGCCCACGAGCAACGTGTCTTGTCCAATGGGAGAGGAGCATTCCTTTTCTCTCGCAAATGACAAAAACACCCCTTTCTTTTGACCAAAACACGAACTGAAGCCGCAAGGCggagaaagaagaggaaataaAACTACAAAACGACGACACGAGGACCTCCAAAAACGACGACGGAGCAAACATGCACTCTTTTGGATACAGAGCAAACGCCTTGCTAACGTTCGCCGTCACCATCCTCGCTCTAATGTGCGCTATCGCCTCCGTCTCCGACACCCTTAATCACCCTACTCCCTCCGCTGAAATCCAGGTACCTATATAACTGCTGTAATACCGGCATGTTTTGGTCTTTTACATGGTAGTTTCTGGATCTAATAAAGTATCAAAAACCCTTATGGGTTTGATTTGGTATTGGGGGGactaatttccttttctttgtttggtgggGGTGGGGTGATTTCAGATATCGAATATTAATTGGTTCCAAAAGCAACCGCATGGGAATGACGAGGTgagctctctcttttttctttttttctcctgtTTCAGTCATTAGGATGCCGAAAAAGATTTGTACTTTGGTGCCTGTTTGTTGTTAATCATTGTGTATTGTTTGTATGCTTTTTGATTATGCATGTTCTGTATTCAGTGCATAAAGGTTGCAAATTTAGGGTTTACTGCTTTAATCTTTCGATAAGAGGATTGAATTGTGTATTGGAGGAAGGGTGTTTTGAGTTTTTGGATCATGATACTGGTGATGTAGATTTGTTGGTGCTGTGGATCGGTTTATTTTGTCAGATGCAGAACTATTGCTTAAAACTTCACAAAAGAATATAAGGTGaacattatttaattatatcaTCATGGATAACGAAAACAATTATTCTGGAAAATTTATGTGCAGTTCATTGTGCTGATTATGGCAGTGTGTCCTACTGGATGCGATGAACTAGTTGCTCTGCCACTACTGCTATGGGGTTGGAGGATTAAAGTTTAATTGTATGTTACTAATAAAGATTCCAATATTAATCCTAAAAAATGACTACTTGTTGCCTTGCAATGATCCAATTTTAGATATTTTGTCTGACtaatttttcaatcataaatgATTTTAAGGCATAGGAAGGTCATCGTTGAAGGCATTATAATTCACCCATCGaatctttttttgttcttagtcCTGTTAAGTTTTCTGGGTGTGAATATTATGTGGTTTTTAAATAAGCTTGTTTATCTtccttttttcccccctttaaATTTTCACTGGCTCAACTTTCCTGTGATGACTTGATATGTTTTCTGGGATGTTTAAGGGATTGCAGCAGTTTCTTACGAAATTGTGAGATTTGGTGTAAACAAGTTCCCAGTGCcctttttgttctttctctGTGGCCGTGTCCTTTATTTTTCGCTTGCTGGGTTGCACTCACTTGTTGCCCCctcataaaattattttgtgttagaaaaaaagatattttcttGGTCTTTACTGAATAGTGCTTGAAACTTTGAGCTCTCTTATTTGAAACTTTTTAGCTACTTTGAGCTCTCTTGTTTGATTATAATCTAAGTGGCCTTTTTATGCGTAGGTCAGCTTGTCGATGAACATATCAGCGGACTTGCAGTCATTGTTCACATGGAACACAAAGCAGGTAAAAGTTTTTGTCAAAGTAATATTCATCTTTGGTGATATGTATGGCTATTAACTGTTGTAAATATTTAAGTCTTGCTGTATAATTTTGGTGCAACGGAGGCTATTTGGTTTCAAGGaactttttatattttgttttggaGAACAAATAACCAATTCAGATTAACTTGATTTTCAActcttttttcccttcaaaactTTTTGTTAGTTCGTCACATAACTCATGTTCACTCGCAGTGATGCAAAATACCTTTGGATTCAATGCAGGTTTTCCTATTTGTTGCGGCTGAGTATGACACCCCCAAGAATTCTTTGAACCAAGTAAGCTTTCACCTCATTTGGAAATAAAACTGgaaatattataattttgatACTTGGTCAATCATTATTCGCGTCATGATCTAGACCATCATTTTATGGGGTAGTCATGTATATGTCAAGTTGTTGTCCGTTTGCCTTTGCCAAAGCACGCTAATGTTTGCCCACTTTTGCTGGTGTTTCTCCAATTATTAATGTCTCCGCGGTTAACGATGTTTACAAGTTGATTGTTTCTCAAATGCTAAATTAATCAGGTTTCTCTATGGGATGCTATAATTCCTACCAAAGAGCATGCAAAGTTTTGGATTCACACCTCAAACAAGTACCGATTCATTGATCAGGTATACAGTCGTCAAGAGCTTTGCTCTCCTCATTATTCACATTATCAAGTCTAATGTACACATCCTTGTTTTTGTAGTAGAATTGATAATTTCCTTTCCCTTATGCAGGGAAGCAATCTTCGCGGCAAGAAATTCAACTTGACATTGCACTGGCATGTGATGCCCAAGACAGGCAAGATGTTTGTGGACAAAATAGTGTTGTCGGGATACCGGTTGCCTGAGGATTACAGATGATGGAGAGctttctttttatgatttttctgtAACTTCAGCTCTTCCAACATACTGATAAGAAAGGTAATCTAAGTCATAAACCATAAACAGGGAAATTTCATTTTTCTGAAGTTGGATCCTACTTTTTCACCTTCTAATGCAATCTTTGACACCAATCGTGTGCCGGAAATTCGGTCCATTACCCCAAATGCTGGCAGCAGAACAACAAATTGGAGGGATGAATAAGTGTGAACTGATTATCCTTGTATTTGTTCAGCTGAAGATTTGGCAAGCTGTGAAAAACTATCTTTTGTTTGACTTGTTTTTGTTAACAGTATCTGCAGGAAAAAGATCAGGATTTCTGTTTATCTATTGTggtgataattaaaaaaaaagcctgAGAGttcttccagctcctttccaaACAAATAGGAAAGAAAGTTCTTCCAACTACAAGAAAATGTTAAGCATTTGAATTGAATAAAGGGCTTTCTTCTTCTACGTTCATTCCAAGGTGAAGTAAGCAAAATTCTCTTTTAGGGTCACTACTGAAGAACCactaagaaaaaaatagaacagAGGCCACCAATCCATGTCTCCTAATCTCACTTGTCACAGGCTCTCAAACCATTAAAAACTTTGATAAAGACTATTTTCTTATGAATTGCAGTATTTTGatccaagcaatcaaatccAACTTCTTAGTAAATGaactagaaaggaaaaaaaaaaaggaattttgaagaaagaatatgtgaCCTATAGTTCAAGCTAATCTATCTTCAAATTGAAGACCAATAATCCAATCACCCCTGTGACCTGTTTCCTTCAACAAAAATGCGTGTTTGGCCACCTTCTGATGATAATTGCTGCAGGTGTCTATGATAACCAACTTGAAGCATCTGAAGCTTCCTGAGTTTTGGAATCAAGCAGCTTGATAAATTTGCGAGAATTCAAC
Coding sequences:
- the LOC120009802 gene encoding signal peptidase complex subunit 3B-like — translated: MHSFGYRANALLTFAVTILALMCAIASVSDTLNHPTPSAEIQISNINWFQKQPHGNDEVSLSMNISADLQSLFTWNTKQVFLFVAAEYDTPKNSLNQVSLWDAIIPTKEHAKFWIHTSNKYRFIDQGSNLRGKKFNLTLHWHVMPKTGKMFVDKIVLSGYRLPEDYR